From Bradyrhizobium sp. sBnM-33:
CGCAGCGGTAGTGGAAGTTTGGCGTTGCTGGCGATCAGCACCCCCTTCGGCGGTTTCGGCAGCGCCGCCGGGATTTTTCCGGTGCGCGCAAAGGCGTCGAACAGGATCGGCGCGGCGGCGGTGCGGCCGACCAGGCCCGGCACCGGCGCACCGTCGGGACGCCCGACCCACACGCCGATGGTAATGCGGCCGTCGAAGCCGACCGACCACGCATCGCGATAGCCGTAGCTGGTGCCGGTCTTGAACGCGATTCTGTTGTGCACGCCGTTCTCCGGCGGCGGTGTTCCGAGCAGCACGTTGCCGACCTGCCAAGCGGCGAACTGGTCCATCAGCCGCAGCGGCTCGCGCTCATCTTGATCGAGCATGACCTCGCGCAACGGCCGCGCCGCGCCCAGCCGCGCCAATCCGGCATAGAGCTGCGCCAGATCCTGCAAGGTGACGCCGACGCCGCCAAGACCCATCGCCAGGCCCGGCGTCTCGTCCTTCGGCAGCACGAGATTGCCGCCGGCCTGCTTCAGTCGCGACGACAGCCGGCTGGAGCCGACGCGCTCGAGCAACGCGATTGCCGGCACGTTCAGCGACAGTTGCAGCGCCTTGCGCACTGGCACCGTGCCCTGAAACGTCATGTCAAAATTTTCCGGCGCGTAGGAGCCGAAGCGGATCGGACGGTCGTCGATCAGGCTCTCGGGATGCACAAATCCATCCTCGAAAGCGAGGCCGTAGATGAACGGCTTCAGCGTCGATCCCGGCGAGCGCACCGCGCGTGTCATATCGACCTGCCCGGCGCGGCGCTCGTCGAAATAATCCGATGAGCCGACGCGGGCTAGCACGTCGCCCGTTTCATTGTCGACCGCGATGATGGCAACCGAAATGTTCGGACCCTGCGCCACGGCACGGTCGCGCGCCAAGGCTTCCAGCGTTTTCTGCAAGCCGGAATCCAGCGTGAGCTTGATCAGCGGCGCATCTTTCACCGTCGCCATTGCAGCATCGGAGGAATGCGGCGCCAGGATCGGCCTCGGCTTGCGCAGCCGCGGCACCGCCGCCGCCTTGGCCTGCGCCGCATCCTCTTGCGACACCACGCCGTCCTCGACCATCCGTGCCAGCACGCGGTCCCGCGCGGCGTGGGCGGATTCCGGATAGCGGTCGAGCCGGCGGCGTTCCGGCGATTGCGGCAGCGCGACCAGCAGTGCGGCTTCCGCGAGCGAAAGCCGCTTCGGCTCCTTGCCGAAATAGGCGATGGAAGCGGCGCGGACGCCTTCGAGATTGCCGCCGAACGGCGCCAGCGCCAGATAGAGATCGAGAATTTCGTCCTTGCTGAGTTGCCGCTCGAGCTGGACCGCGCGCACCATCTGGCGCAACTTTGCATACACCGAGCGCTCGCGCCGCGGCTCCATCAGCCGCGCCAGTTGCATCGTAATCGTCGAGCCGCCGGAAACGATGTCGCCGTGCGTGACGAGCTGCAGCGCTGCGCGCCCCAGCGCCAAGGGATCGACGCCGCCATGCGACCAGAACCGGCGGTCTTCATACGCGAGTAGCACCTTCAGATATCCGGGATCGACCGCGGTCTTTGCATCGACCGTCAGCCGCCAGCGACCGTCAGCCATTGCATAGGCGCGCAACAGCTTGCCGTTGCGGTCGACGATGGTGGTGGAGGCTTTGCGCGCCTCTTCCAGCGGCAACGGCCCGAGTGAGAAGACCCAGGCGGTGAATGCGGTAGTGGTTACGATGAGGATGAAGGCGAGACTCACCACGATCCGAAAAAAGCGGCGACGTCCAATGCCTCCGTTTTGGCCGGGCTTGTCCCGGCCATCCACGTCTTTGCTTCGCTCGCTCAAGGAAGACGTGGATGCCCGGGACGTCTGCGCGAAGACGCGCTTCGCGCTTTTGCCCGGGCATGACGAAGAACTATGGTCACCCGCCTCGCTCATTTCGCCGGACGCACCTCAACCGAGCCGGTGCCGGTGCGGCCGTAGCGCGAGGGGTTGTACATATCCTCGACATAGGCCTGCGGCAGCACGTATTTGCCGGGCGAGACCGCGCGCACGATGTAGGCCACCGTAAACACCGACTGGTCGTCGCTGGCGCGGTCGATCGCCGCGGTGAAGCGGTCGTCGCGGAACTCGGTATGCTCCGGCTCCTCGCCGTCCTCGATCCAGTCAAGCGTGCCGGAGTCACCGGACGACACCAGCCGCGGGTTGTCGATCTCGAGGCCGGCCGGCAGATAGTCGGCCACCATGATGTGCCCATGTTCCGGCTTGGCCTCGGTGATCTTCAGCACCACCGCGAAGCGATCGTTCTGCTTGGCCTTGGTGACGTCGGCGGGCTTGCCGTCGAGCGTGAAATAGCTGCGCTCGATCTTGAAGCCGTTGGACGCCGCGGGCTCCGGCGTAACCGGCGAACCCGAGACCGAGACCACCGCCTGCACCGGCGCATCGCCGGTATTGGTGATCTTGACCGGCTTGCCGGCCACCGCGTCAGCCTTGTAGCTGCGATAGACGGCGGCCTTGACCGGCGATCTGTCGATATCAAGCGCCAGCGTTTCCTTCGACAGCGCTCGCGCGGCCAGCACCATCCACGCATTCTCCTGCGTGGAGGTGTAGGGCGTAAGCCCCCGCGCCGCTTCGACCCGCTGGACGGCCTGTGTCAGTGTCGCCCGCGGCGCGTTGCCTTCGCTGGCGAGCGAGACCAGCGCTGCCGCGTCGCGCAGTGCCGAGCCGTAATCGACGCGGCCGAACTCGAGCACTGGTTTTGGCGCCAGCGCATCGAGTGCTGCCGCATAGACCCGCTCCGCCCGGGTCTTGTCGCCGACCAGCGCCAGCGCCGCCGCGAGCTGCGATTTCGCGATTGGGGTGGCGAGATTGCTCAGCTTGGTGTCAGCGAGATAACGCAGGTCGCCGATCGGCGCGGCGCCATTGCGGGCGAGCACGTAGAGGCCGTAGGCCAGATCGCGGCCGCCGTCCTTTTCCGGCTCGTTGGCATTGACCACGGAGTTCCTGATCCGGTCGAGCGCGTTCTTGAACAGCACATCCGGCACCGCAAAGCCCTTTTCGCGGGCCCGCGTCAGGAAGTCTGTCACATAGGCATCTAGCCATGCGTCTTCGCCGCCGGCCGACCACAGGCCGAACGAGCCGTTCGAGCCCTGACGGGCCAACAGCCGTTCGATCGCATCCCTGATGCGCTGATCGACGGCGGTATCCATCGCCAGATGCGCGCCGGCAGCGAGATCATTGACATAGAGCAGCGGCATCGCGCGGCTGGTGATCTGCTCGGAGCAGCCGTGTGGATAGCGATCCAGCGCCTTCAAAATGGTCGCCGCATCGAGTGCGGTGGACAGGCTGACCGACAACGACACGCTGCCAGTGCCCGAGACGAGGTCGGAGAACATGTCCGGGGTCAGTGTCAGGCTTTCGCCTTTGGCCAGCGTCCGGATCGAGCGCCGCGCCAGCACCTGCGTCGCCGCCTTGACATCTAGCGCGTAATGCCGCGCCAGCGTCAGGCCGTTCGGGCCCTTGATGTCGACGTCGAGATTGGCGGTTCCCGCGCCGCCGGCGTCGAGCGCGAGCGACATCGAGGTCCGCTGCTTGGCGGCGAGTTTGACCGTCGTGGTTGGATTACCCGTCACCTTCACGGGTCCCGACGTCTTCACGCTGATGCTATAGTCACCGGGAGCACCCTCGACATTGTCGAGGTCGAAGCTCATCGTGCCCTTGTCGCCATTGAGCAGGAAGCGCGGCAGCGTCGCCGTCAGCACCACCGGATCGCGCACCGTGACATCGATGGTGGCACGGCCGAGCTTGGTCGCATTCCACGCCACCGCCATTACCCGCGCGGTGCCGGCGAATTCCGGAATGTCGAAACTGATTTCGGCTGTGCCGTCGGCACCGACCGTGACGATGCCGGAATAGAGCGCCAGCGGTTTTTGCGTGGGCGGCGAGCCCTGCAACTCGGCGCCGGCGGAATCGCCACCGGTCCTGATCTGGCCGCGCGTGCCCTGCATGCCGTCGATCAACTGGCCATAGAGGTCGCGGATTTCGGCCGTCAGGCGGCGCTGGCCGAGATAATAGTCATCGGGTGCCGGCGGCTTGTAATTGGTCAGGTTGAGAATGCCGACATCGACCGCGGCAACCACGACCTTGGCGTCCTCGCCCGGATTCAGGCCGCCCAGTTTGACGGGAATCTTTAAGCTGGTGCCGGGCCGAACCAGCGGCGGCGGCGACAGTGCGACCTGCAGCGTGCGGGCCTTCTTGTCGATGCCAAACCACTTCAGGCCGATCGCCCGTCCAGGCATCCGCAACGCCGCCGCGTCCAGCGGTCGCCGCAGCGTCGCCAGCACATAGGCGCCGGTGCCCCAATCCTTGCCGACCGTCAATTTAACCTGCTGGGTACCTTCCTTGACGTCGACGGTTTGCGTGGTCAGCAGGCGGTCGCCGAGCACGTTGACGGTCAGCTTACCGGCGGTGCGGGCATTGACCGACACCACCATGGTCTCGCCGGAGGCGTATTCCGGCTTGTCGATCGAGGTCTCCAGCAAGTCAGGCGTATCGGCGCTGCCGTCGGAATACCAGCCGACGTCGAACTGCACCGAGGTGACCGGGCCATCCGCCTCGTTCGATTTGACGTCCAGGCGATAGCGGCCGGGCTCGGGCGCTAGCGACACCCGCGCCGCCTTGTCTGATGGCAGTGTCAGGTCGCCATCGGCAACGCGTTTGGTGGATTTGACCGGCTCATATTCCCAGGACGAGTTCTGGCGATACCACTGATAGCGCGACTCCATCTTGAGCAGTTCGTACCGCAGGCCGTCGCGAGCCAATTGCTTGCCGTCCGGGCTCACGAACACGACGTCGAATTCGGCCTTGTCGCCCTCGGCGACGCTCTTGTCGCCGAACAGCGGCTTGATGCCGATCAGGGCCGCGGTCGGCGCCACGGGGAGCACCAGCTTGCGCTCGACCGCGCGTCCGCCGGTCTCCACCATGCGGATGAAGATCTGCGCCTCCTGCGGCTGGGTCGAGGTCGGCGCCTTCGCCAGCGACACCGGGAAGGTCGCTACGCCATTCGCATCAGCCTCGGGCAGATTCTCGATCGGGGTCCGCTCGTTGGAGGCGGTTTCCTCGTCAGCCACGCCAAACTGATAACCAGGATAGCCGGGCCGCCCGGAGGCCGCTGGGGCGACCAGCATGTCGCCTTCGAGCTGCAGGCCCGAGGCGGGGGCGCCATAGAGGAACTTGCCAGCGACCTTCAGTTCAACCGGAGTCTCAGCCTTGATCACCTTCTCCTTGGCGGAGACGTCGAATTCGATCCGTTCGGGGATGTAGTCCTCGACCATGAAGGTGGTCTCGCCGACGGACGAGCCCTTGGGATCGGTAAAGGCGCGCACCCGCCAGGTCCCGGTCGGGACCGCAGAATTGAGCGGCAGGACAAGAGAGCGGCCGCCCGCGCCCTGATCGGGGAGCTGGGCGCGGCGGAATTCGACGCCGTCGGGCCGCTCGATCACCAGCGTCAGCGGCCCGCCTGTCATGGCGTTACCCTGCCCGTCGCGCAGCAGAGCGGTCAAATAGACGGTCTCGTTCGACCGGTAGACGCCGCGCTCGGCATAGACGAAGGCATCGGCGCCAAGAGGCACGATCCGTCCTGACACGCCGCGGTCGGTAAGGTCGAAGGCGTTGGTCTTCAGGCTGAGGAAGGCGTAGTCCGCCTTCTCGTTCATCACCGTCAGCAGCGCCGGCGAGAGCCCGCCCTCGCCGCGCGCAAGCCCTGCCTCGAACAGCACGTGGCCGGCGTCGTCGGTTTTGCGCGTGGCCAGGATCTCGTTGTTGCGCGCGACCAGGCGCACCTCGGCCTTCGATACGGCTTCGGTCGAAGCCAGCGAATTGACGAAGACATGGATGCCGTCATTGCCGGAAAACGCCGTCAAGCCCATGTCGGAGACGATGAACCATTGCGTCGCCAGCGAGCCGTCATCGTCGCCGCCGCTGCCGGGCCCCTTGGCCGCCGCCGTCATCACATATACGCCGGGTTGCAAATCGCCGAGCGCCTGGTCGACCGGGAAAGCCGTCACCACGTCCTGGTTCAGCGTGGAGGCGGTGGCGAGTTCGCCAGACCAGACCTTGACGCCGCGCTCATTGCCGAGGTCGGAAAGCTGGTAGCTGGAGAGCGTCTTCTGAAAATCGCTGTCGACCACGGTGTTGATCAGGTTGCGGTCGCCGATCCGGAACACGTTGACGTTCACCGAAGGCGTGTTGACGCTGACCAGCGGAATGCCGCGCTGGCCGGTGCGCGGCAGCACATACGCGCGCCCCGTGAAGCGCACGAACGGCTTGCGGTCGCGGACGTAGATGTTGAACTCGGCCGATTTCGGCAGGCTCTCCTTCACCGTGGACGGCAGGCCGGCGCGCAGATTGATGTTGTAGCGCTCGCCATGCTTCAGCCCGTCGACGCAGAGCTGCTTGCCCTCGCTGGTCAGCGCCGGTTTGTCGGTGCCGGCCAGCACCACAAACGGCGCGAAATCGACCCGCTTGGCGAGGTCTTCGGAGAACTGGAAACAGGCGCGCGGCGAGGCGCCGTCGGAATCCACGGTATAGTCGAGCAGCCGGAACCCGTGCTGGTCCCGCATCTTCTCGTACTGGCCGCGGACCTCGGCGACCTCGCGCATGTCGAGCGACAGCCGCAACGCATCCAGGGCCGGGCGCCACAGCTTGCGCTCGGACATCGCACGGCCGAGCACGGCCAGCGCATCGGCCTCCTCGGCCTGGTTGCCGGCGCGCTGATAGGCGATGTAGGCCGCGGTCGAGGCGCGCTCGTAGAGGAAGGTCTGTTCGCTGGAACTGGCGGCGCGGATCTGGAAAATGGTCTTGGCAAGCCGCAGCCAGTTGGCGCTGTCTTCCGGCGAGGTGGCAGCGATCTGGCCGAGGATCTGCAGACCCACGCGGAAG
This genomic window contains:
- the pbpC gene encoding penicillin-binding protein 1C, producing MDGRDKPGQNGGIGRRRFFRIVVSLAFILIVTTTAFTAWVFSLGPLPLEEARKASTTIVDRNGKLLRAYAMADGRWRLTVDAKTAVDPGYLKVLLAYEDRRFWSHGGVDPLALGRAALQLVTHGDIVSGGSTITMQLARLMEPRRERSVYAKLRQMVRAVQLERQLSKDEILDLYLALAPFGGNLEGVRAASIAYFGKEPKRLSLAEAALLVALPQSPERRRLDRYPESAHAARDRVLARMVEDGVVSQEDAAQAKAAAVPRLRKPRPILAPHSSDAAMATVKDAPLIKLTLDSGLQKTLEALARDRAVAQGPNISVAIIAVDNETGDVLARVGSSDYFDERRAGQVDMTRAVRSPGSTLKPFIYGLAFEDGFVHPESLIDDRPIRFGSYAPENFDMTFQGTVPVRKALQLSLNVPAIALLERVGSSRLSSRLKQAGGNLVLPKDETPGLAMGLGGVGVTLQDLAQLYAGLARLGAARPLREVMLDQDEREPLRLMDQFAAWQVGNVLLGTPPPENGVHNRIAFKTGTSYGYRDAWSVGFDGRITIGVWVGRPDGAPVPGLVGRTAAAPILFDAFARTGKIPAALPKPPKGVLIASNAKLPLPLRRFRPVGELIRTGSDSAPRIQFPLNGSRIDVDRSGGGQAAAMPVRVAGGVLPLTVMMNGASVGEIDSRRQRLVDPPGPGFARLTVIDATGAADTVVIRVQ
- a CDS encoding alpha-2-macroglobulin family protein; protein product: MIGLVRATVICATLALGLTTAGAADKAFKRDELADSAVKLAAQIKSEAGPVAKSSATLRNDADAAFKRSDFRVGLQILGQIAATSPEDSANWLRLAKTIFQIRAASSSEQTFLYERASTAAYIAYQRAGNQAEEADALAVLGRAMSERKLWRPALDALRLSLDMREVAEVRGQYEKMRDQHGFRLLDYTVDSDGASPRACFQFSEDLAKRVDFAPFVVLAGTDKPALTSEGKQLCVDGLKHGERYNINLRAGLPSTVKESLPKSAEFNIYVRDRKPFVRFTGRAYVLPRTGQRGIPLVSVNTPSVNVNVFRIGDRNLINTVVDSDFQKTLSSYQLSDLGNERGVKVWSGELATASTLNQDVVTAFPVDQALGDLQPGVYVMTAAAKGPGSGGDDDGSLATQWFIVSDMGLTAFSGNDGIHVFVNSLASTEAVSKAEVRLVARNNEILATRKTDDAGHVLFEAGLARGEGGLSPALLTVMNEKADYAFLSLKTNAFDLTDRGVSGRIVPLGADAFVYAERGVYRSNETVYLTALLRDGQGNAMTGGPLTLVIERPDGVEFRRAQLPDQGAGGRSLVLPLNSAVPTGTWRVRAFTDPKGSSVGETTFMVEDYIPERIEFDVSAKEKVIKAETPVELKVAGKFLYGAPASGLQLEGDMLVAPAASGRPGYPGYQFGVADEETASNERTPIENLPEADANGVATFPVSLAKAPTSTQPQEAQIFIRMVETGGRAVERKLVLPVAPTAALIGIKPLFGDKSVAEGDKAEFDVVFVSPDGKQLARDGLRYELLKMESRYQWYRQNSSWEYEPVKSTKRVADGDLTLPSDKAARVSLAPEPGRYRLDVKSNEADGPVTSVQFDVGWYSDGSADTPDLLETSIDKPEYASGETMVVSVNARTAGKLTVNVLGDRLLTTQTVDVKEGTQQVKLTVGKDWGTGAYVLATLRRPLDAAALRMPGRAIGLKWFGIDKKARTLQVALSPPPLVRPGTSLKIPVKLGGLNPGEDAKVVVAAVDVGILNLTNYKPPAPDDYYLGQRRLTAEIRDLYGQLIDGMQGTRGQIRTGGDSAGAELQGSPPTQKPLALYSGIVTVGADGTAEISFDIPEFAGTARVMAVAWNATKLGRATIDVTVRDPVVLTATLPRFLLNGDKGTMSFDLDNVEGAPGDYSISVKTSGPVKVTGNPTTTVKLAAKQRTSMSLALDAGGAGTANLDVDIKGPNGLTLARHYALDVKAATQVLARRSIRTLAKGESLTLTPDMFSDLVSGTGSVSLSVSLSTALDAATILKALDRYPHGCSEQITSRAMPLLYVNDLAAGAHLAMDTAVDQRIRDAIERLLARQGSNGSFGLWSAGGEDAWLDAYVTDFLTRAREKGFAVPDVLFKNALDRIRNSVVNANEPEKDGGRDLAYGLYVLARNGAAPIGDLRYLADTKLSNLATPIAKSQLAAALALVGDKTRAERVYAAALDALAPKPVLEFGRVDYGSALRDAAALVSLASEGNAPRATLTQAVQRVEAARGLTPYTSTQENAWMVLAARALSKETLALDIDRSPVKAAVYRSYKADAVAGKPVKITNTGDAPVQAVVSVSGSPVTPEPAASNGFKIERSYFTLDGKPADVTKAKQNDRFAVVLKITEAKPEHGHIMVADYLPAGLEIDNPRLVSSGDSGTLDWIEDGEEPEHTEFRDDRFTAAIDRASDDQSVFTVAYIVRAVSPGKYVLPQAYVEDMYNPSRYGRTGTGSVEVRPAK